The DNA segment TCGCATCGGCGGATCGCGCCATCCGCGCCCTCCAGGGCGTAGCTGTCGGTGCGGGCGACCACCATCGTGTCGCCGACCTTCCTGAACCGAACGGCCGCTTCCAGCTTCGCCCTCATTTCGGGAATATCAACGACACTCGAGGCCGCGCTGTCTCCGGGGCGTTTGGCGGCGCGGCGCTGATCTTCCAGAATGAGTGCGGCGACACCGATCTCCTCATAGGCATGGACGGTTCGGACGACGCTTTTCACGTCCCCGTAACCGTCATCTGCGTCGACGACCGCCGGAACGTCCACCGAAGTGACGATGTCACGCGCCGTCTCCAGCATCTCGGCGAAGCCCGCCAGGCCGATGTCCGGAAGCCCGTACCGTGCGGCGAGCATCGACGAGCCACCCAAGGCGATGGCATCGAAGCCGAGCAGCTGGAGCATGCGAGCGCTCAAGGCATCGTGGGCAGTGGGCGTGACGATCGGCTGCTGCCTTGCGATCAGCTCGCGAAAAAACCTGGCTTTGCTCATGGCTGGCTCGCGCGCACCGTTGCAATCTGTAGCAGATGCTCGGTCTCTGCACGCGACTGAACATAGCGACCGATGACGGACCGGATCCGCTGCACGGCCTCAGTCGAGCGGAAGGCGATGTGATCCTCTATACTCGACCAGTTCACCATCAGCCGAAAGCGGCGCGGATGTTCGACAGACCGATAGGCCGCCACGCCGTGACAGCCCTCTGCCGCAGCAATCAATGGCAGAAGCTCGGATAATTCACGGCAAAACGCTTCTTCCATGCTGGGCAGGACGTCGATCTGCGCAAGTTCGAGAGGGAGGGCTGTCTGCATCGATGTCACACGGTCACCGCGGTCTGGAGGGCACGCCGTTCCTCAATGTCGGAGGCGGGTGCGCTCCCGCCGCAGGCGGGTTCAACCTGCGCTCGAGGCTGACCTACCGGATGGGATCGCGGCCGCCAACGGCAAAAGGCTTGCGCTTCATTCCATGACACTCCCCGGCACAATAGGATGAAATTGCGAGATCTCATCGCTCTTTCAGAACCCGGTCCGCAATTTGCTACTAGATCGCCCCCTCCCAAGCGTGAAGATCGCCGCCGAAAACACAGCGGGAGTGGATGTCTGGTGTTGGCCCACGTTGAACTGGACGACAAATATACGCTGGAAAGCGGGCGGGTATTCCTAACCGGCACCCAGGCTCTCGTCAGACTTCCCTTGATGCAGCGCGCCCGGGACGATGCGGCCGGCCTCAACACGGCGGGCTTCATCACCGGGTATCGAGGCTCGCCTCTGGGAGGGTATGACAGGGCGCTCGAGGAAGCCAAGAAGCACCTCAGCCGCAGCAATGTCGTCTTTCAACCGGGGTTGAACGAAGACCTGGCCGCCACCTCCGTATGGGGCAGCCAGCAACTCAACCTGTTCGATGGCGCGACCGTCGATGGCGTTTTCGGGATCTGGTACGGGAAAGGCCCCGGCGTCGACAGGTCCGGCGACGTGTTCAAGCACGCCAATCTCGCAGGCACCTCCAGATATGGCGGCGTCATCGCGATCCTGGGCGATGACCATTCCTGCTCGTCCTCATCGATCCCGACGCAGAGCGAGCAGAGCCTGATCGCGTCCATGATGCCGATCCTGAGCCCGGCAGCACTGCAGGATTACCTCGATCTCGGGTTGCTCGGCATCGCCATGTCGCGTTTCACGGGCTGTTGGGTCGGTCTGAAAGCCGTTGCCCAGACGATCGAGACGGCCGGTATCGTGCAGGTTGATCCCGCACGCCTCGAAATCAACCCGCCGTCCGATTTCGTCATGCCGCCCGGCGGATTGAACATTCGACGGGCGGATCCGCCTCTCGTCCAGGAGAGTCGCCTCCATGGTCCCCGGATGGCCGCCGTCGCGGCATTCGCCCGGGCCAATCGTCTGGACAGGATCGTTGCCGATTCCGCGAATGCGCGCCTCGGCATCGTCGCATCCGGAAAAGCCTATCTCGACCTGCGCGAGGCGCTGTCGGGGCTTGGCATCGACGAAAGCAAAGCAGCCGAACTCGGCATTCGCATTCTCAAGGTGGCGATGGTCTGGCCGCTCGAAAGCTCCGCCATCATGGAGTTCGCGAAAGGCCTCGACGAAATTCTGGTCGTGGAGGAGAAACGAAGCCTCATCGAGGATCAGATCGCGCGGATCCTGTTCAGCGTGGAGAAACACCCACGACTCGTCGGCAAGACCGACCTCGACCGAAACACGCTCATTCCCAGCGATGGTGACATCAGCCCCCACCTGGTTTCGCGCGCCATTCGGCAAAGGCTGGCGGCGCTGGGCATGCTAGCCGGCGATGTCGCGGAGCGCGGGCGGGCGCAGGACGAAAAGGCGGGCGCCTTGATCGCCCTGCCCCCCGTCCTTTCGAGGCCGGCGTTCTTCTGTTCAGGGTGCCCTCACAACACCTCGACCAAGCTGCCCGAGGGTAGCCGCGGCATGGCCGGCATCGGCTGCCACGGCATGGTCGCGTTCATGCCCGAGCGCAACACCCCGTTCTACAGCCACATGGGAGGCGAAGGCCTCGCCTGGGTCGGGCAAGCTCCGTTCACGATCGAAAAGCACGTCTTCCAGAATCTCGGGGACGGCACCTATTCGCACAGCGGCCTTCTCGCGATCCGTGCCGCCGCCGCC comes from the Bosea sp. (in: a-proteobacteria) genome and includes:
- a CDS encoding isocitrate lyase/PEP mutase family protein, coding for MSKARFFRELIARQQPIVTPTAHDALSARMLQLLGFDAIALGGSSMLAARYGLPDIGLAGFAEMLETARDIVTSVDVPAVVDADDGYGDVKSVVRTVHAYEEIGVAALILEDQRRAAKRPGDSAASSVVDIPEMRAKLEAAVRFRKVGDTMVVARTDSYALEGADGAIRRCEAYLKAGADGIFVPGVTRHEDLAAIAGAFPGVFKLMVQVEGSETPWLSPGELFSLGYNQIAYPSYIMNRMLSALESACQALSGAASARMAPPVLDDLAAVRARFNEAVQITKWNAFAIPEAS
- a CDS encoding putative quinol monooxygenase, whose product is MQTALPLELAQIDVLPSMEEAFCRELSELLPLIAAAEGCHGVAAYRSVEHPRRFRLMVNWSSIEDHIAFRSTEAVQRIRSVIGRYVQSRAETEHLLQIATVRASQP